A part of Sander vitreus isolate 19-12246 chromosome 8, sanVit1, whole genome shotgun sequence genomic DNA contains:
- the dusp8a gene encoding dual specificity protein phosphatase 8 isoform X2, translating into MTHSVFWGMPLDVVIAPAEDCFWPDLQDTDMRLKIRVRRMKQGRELRGGFAAFTSCFPGLCEGKPATSLPMSLSQPCLPVANVGPTRILPHLYLGSQKDVLNKDLMAQNGITYVLNASNTCPKPDFISESHFMRIPVNDNYCEKLLPWLDKTNEFIDKAKVSNCRVIVHCLAGISRSATIAIAYIMKTMGLSSDDAYRFVKDRRPSISPNFNFLGQLLEFEKGLRLLQALTSTTDDKISENNTKQNSEVNGGFEMNGHHSNYDSSVADQHIPPEPKVPSPTSLQQGFNGLHLSAERIMDTNRLKRSFSLDIKSVYSPNSTPCPSLAPTHSEDVPKLCKLDSPGTGTSNGVCSQSPVLDSPSSTDSPFPSPGSGGSIGGLGPVHRSGSSSSRPRRKPKHCSGSSPIHSQPHHPPQSLSLSLDHKSPSVDENLKGSLLLSLPSLPTLGSGAMWTKHRDTVQATTPVTPVTPTTDAPWHFGAVEGGEREMELGGGGDGGGEESSVRFGSSSAYVAFGCSEGVRLRDKSQREKPSSPQTQRDHRDSTSSTTVTLSNSANNSGPASEKQFKRRSCQMEFEEGISETRSREELGKIGKQSSFSGSMEIIEVS; encoded by the exons GAGGTTTTGCTGCTTTTACCTCCTGTTTCCCCGGCCTGTGTGAAGGGAAGCCTGCCACTTCTCTACCTATGAGCTTGTCCCAGCCCTGCTTGCCTGTGGCTAATGTAGGGCCCACTCGCATCCTGCCACACCTCTACCTGGGCTCACAGAAGGACGTCCTCAACAAG GATCTGATGGCTCAGAATGGTATCACCTATGTGCTGAATGCCAGCAACACCTGTCCCAAGCCAGACTTTATCAGCGAGAGCCACTTTATGCGCATCCCAGTCAATGACAACTACTGCGAGAAATTGCTTCCCTGGCTGGACAAAACTAATGAATTCATAG ACAAAGCTAAGGTGTCAAACTGCAGAGTCATTGTGCACTGCCTGGCTGGAATCTCACGTTCAGCAACCATCGCCATTGCATACATCATGAAGACAATGGGCTTGTCATCAGATGATGCCTACAG GTTTGTAAAGGACCGAAGGCCGTCCATATCCCCCAACTTCAACTTCCTGGGTCAGCTTCTGGAGTTTGAGAAGGGCCTACGATTACTGCAAGCTTTAACTTCAACCACTGATGACAAGATCTCTGAAAACAACACTAAGCAAAACTCAGAGGTTAATGGAGGTTTCGAGATGAATGGTCACCACAGCAACTATGACTCATCGGTGGCAGACCAACACATCCCACCAGAACCCAAGGTGCCATCACCCACCTCCCTTCAGCAAGGCTTCAACGGCCTACACCTCTCCGCAGAGAGAATCATGGACACTAACCGGCTTAAACGCTCCTTCTCCCTGGACATTAAGTCGGTCTACTCTCCCAACAGTACCCCCTGCCCCAGCCTGGCACCCACACACTCTGAAGACGTCCCCAAGCTGTGCAAGCTTGACAGCCCAGGAACAGGCACCTCCAATGGTGTCTGCTCCCAGTCTCCCGTCCTAGACAGCCCCAGCTCTACCGACTCACCATTTCCCTCACCAGGCAGCGGGGGCAGCATTGGAGGTTTGGGTCCAGTCCATCGCTCTGGTTCTTCCTCATCCAGACCCAGGAGAAAACCCAAGCATTGCTCCGGCAGTTCCCCAATCCACTCCCAACCACACCACCCTCCACAGTCCCTCAGCTTGTCGTTGGACCACAAGAGCCCCAGCGTGGACGAGAACCTAAAGGGCTCCCTGCTCCTGTCGCTACCCTCCCTTCCCACCTTGGGGTCTGGGGCCATGTGgaccaaacacagagacactgtcCAGGCCACCACTCCCGTCACACCCGTCACCCCCACCACAGATGCTCCCTGGCACTTTGGGGCAGTGGAGGGcggtgagagagagatggagctgggaggaggaggggatggaggaggagaggagtcgTCGGTAAGGTTTGGGAGCAGCTCGGCGTATGTGGCGTTTGGGTGCAGCGAAGGTGTGCGGTTACGAGACAAATCCCAGAGGGAGAAGCCCTCATCACCACAGACCCAGAGAGACCACCGGGACTCTACGTCGTCAACCACAGTGACCCTGTCCAACAGTGCAAACAACAGCGGGCCTGCATCAGAGAAGCAGTTCAAGCGGCGCAGCTGCCAGATGGAGTTCGAGGAGGGCATCTCCGAGACGCGATCCCGAGAAGAACTGGGGAAGATCGGGAAGCAGTCCAGCTTCTCTGGGAGCATGGAGATCATCGAGGTATCCTGA